The sequence CGGTGTCGATGGTGTGGTGCAGGTCCGTACGGCCCGACGAGATCATCGTGAAGCCCTCGTCGGGCTCCTGCCAGGGGCGGCCCACCACGGGGGCGTCCTCCACGGCCAGGCCCGTCTCCGGGTCGGCGAGCGCCCGTACATGGGGCAGCAGGCGGGGGTCGAGCCAGGGCTCACCGCGCTGCAGGAACTCCGGGTAGATGGGGAGCCGTTCCCGCAGCTCGAACCCGGAGGCGGCGCAGCGCTCGGTCAGCTCGTCGATCTGGGGCCAGGGGCGCTCGGGGTTCACGTGGTCGAGGGTCAGCGGGGAGACGCCGCCCCAGTCGTCGATCCCGGCGTCGATGAGCATTGCGTACTCGCCGTCGACGAGGTTGGGCGGTGCCTGGATGCGCGTCGAGGGGCCCATGATGTGCCGGGCCACCGCGATGGTCGCGGCCAGCTCCTCCAGCTCGGCGTCCGGCATGCCGCGCATCGCCGTGTCCGGCTTGGCGCGGAAGTTCTGCATGATCAGCTCTTGGATGCCGTGGTACGCGCGCTGGATACGGCGCAGCGCGAACAGCGACTCGGCGCGCTCCTCGTACGTCTCCCCGATGCCGATGAGCAGTCCGGTGGTGAAGGGGACGTTGGAGCGTCCGGCATCCTCCAGGACACGCAGCCGGACGGCCGGCTCCTTGTCGGGCGATCCGTAGTGGGGACCGCCGGGCTCGCTCCACAGCCGCTCGGCGGTCGTCTCCAGCATCATCCCCAGGGACGGGGCGACGGGCTTGAGCCGCTGGAAGTCCGTCCAGGACAGCACCCCGGGGTTGAGGTGCGGCAGCAGACCGGTCTCCTCCAGGACGCGGATGGCCATGGCGCGGACGTACGAGAGCGTGTCGTCGTAGCCGTGCGCCTCCAGCCATTCGCGGGCCTCGGGCCAGCGGTCCTCCGGCTTGTCGCCCAGGGTGAAGAGGGCTTCTTTGCAGCCCAGTTCGGCGCCGCGGCGGGCAATGTCCAGCACCTCGTCGGGCGACATGAACATTCCGTGGCCGTCACGGCGCAGCTTGCCGGGGACGGTGACGAAGGTGCAGTAGTGGCACTTGTCCCGGCACAGGCGCGTCAGGGGGATGAAGACCCCGCGGGAGTACGTGATGACTCCGGGGCGGCCGGCGGCCTCCAGGCCGGCATCCCGCACCCGGGCCGCGGAGGCACACAGGTCCGTGAGGTCCGCGCCGCGCGCCTGCAGCAGCACCGCGGCCTCGCCGGCGTCCAGCGCCACACCGTCGCGGGCCCGCTTGAGCGCACGGCGCATCGCGTTGGCCGCCGGCCGCTCCTGTGAGGCGGGACCGGAGGCCCTTTCGTGGCCGGTCCCTTGGTCCGATGCCTGGTCAGGTCCCTGCACGCTGGAAGTCATCCTCCGAGGATACGAGCGCCCACCGACAGCGCCGCCGCCGGAGATCGAGTGGTCGGTGTGCCACTGATCACTACGGCCCGTGGTTCCGTCCGGGCCCGGAAGGGGCACTTCCCGGCGGCGGTTCCGGGCACGCTTGCACAGCGGCGGCCCCTGGTACGTCTACATACCGGCCAGCAGTTCGTCGGAGTATGTCCGGGTCAGGAACTCCATGTTGTGGCCGTCGGGGTCGTTGAGGTACAGACCGCGGCCGCCGTCCCGGGTGTTGATCTCCTGTGGCCTGGTGTGCATGGGGTCGGCCCAGTAGGAGAGCTCCCGCTCCTGTATGCGGTCGAAGATCGTGTCGAACTCGCCCTCGGACACCAGGAACGCGTAATGCGTGGGGACGAACTCGCCGCCCGCGACGTGCTCGGCGTAGTCGAGGGTCACCCCGTTGTCGAGCTTCAGGGCCGCGAAGGGACCGTAGGCCTTGGGTTCGGGCGCGCCGAGCAGACCGGCCAGGAACCGGGCGGAGGCGAAACGGTCCTTGCTGTGCACGATCGTGTGGTCGAGGCGAGGCATGGGATCTCCTTGATCTCTCTGGCCGGGCGGTCAACGTGTCCCCTGATCTGCTGAGGCAGCGCGGGCCGTCGGGCTCCTTGGCCCATCGGCCTTTTTGGCCCACGGCCTTCATGGACCGCTGATCGCCTTGGGCCGCTGACCACCTGAGCCGCCGATCTTCCGGGACGGTTGATCTTCCTGGCCGTTCACCGTTCTCACCGGGCCGCCGGTCTGCGGGGAGATCCGCGGCCCTTCACCTTCGACGCTACGACTGCGGAGGCCGCAGCGGATCGTTCTCCGGTACCGACCCGGGCGGGAAGCGGTACACCGCTGGTCCTAGGCCGGGTCCGAGGCCGCCGCAGGCAGCCGGCCGGTGGAGGGCCCTCCCCCGGGGCCCGTGCGCCATCCGCTCCGCCATCCCTCCGCCGTCTCCGCCGTCCGCTCCGCCGTCCGTCACCCCTCCCGCACGCCGCACTCCCCTGCGTCACCCGTCACAGGTACTGCGCGAAGTCGTCCAACGTCCGCAGCACCTCGGCCTCCCCGGCGGGCGGCAGCTGCAGCACCACCTCCTGCACGCCCAGCTCGCGGTAGTGCGCCAGCTTCCCGGCCGAGGGCTGGACCGCGTAGGGCACCACCACCGGCTCGCCCGTACGCCCGGCGTCCGACCATGCCTGCCGTAGTACCGGAACGGTCTCCGTCAGCCCGCGGCCGCCGATCGGCAGCCACCCGTCGGCGTACTCGGCGATCTGCCCGAAGAGCTTGGGGCCGGCCGAGCCGCCGAGGAGGGTGCGCGGTGCGCCGTGCAGCGGTTTGGGGTGGGCGAGGGAGGCCCGTACGGACCCGAATGCGCCCTGATACGCGGTCGGTTCCTCGGCCCACAGGGCGCGCATCAGCGCCACCCGGTCGCGGGTCAGCTCCCGCCGGGTCGACCACTCGACGCCGTGGTCGGCTGCCTCCTCGACGTTCCAGCCGTAGCCGATGCCGAGGGTGAAGCGGCCGCCGGAGAGGAAGTCGAGGGTCGCGATCTGCTTGGCGAGGT is a genomic window of Streptomyces sp. Edi2 containing:
- a CDS encoding bifunctional FO biosynthesis protein CofGH is translated as MTSSVQGPDQASDQGTGHERASGPASQERPAANAMRRALKRARDGVALDAGEAAVLLQARGADLTDLCASAARVRDAGLEAAGRPGVITYSRGVFIPLTRLCRDKCHYCTFVTVPGKLRRDGHGMFMSPDEVLDIARRGAELGCKEALFTLGDKPEDRWPEAREWLEAHGYDDTLSYVRAMAIRVLEETGLLPHLNPGVLSWTDFQRLKPVAPSLGMMLETTAERLWSEPGGPHYGSPDKEPAVRLRVLEDAGRSNVPFTTGLLIGIGETYEERAESLFALRRIQRAYHGIQELIMQNFRAKPDTAMRGMPDAELEELAATIAVARHIMGPSTRIQAPPNLVDGEYAMLIDAGIDDWGGVSPLTLDHVNPERPWPQIDELTERCAASGFELRERLPIYPEFLQRGEPWLDPRLLPHVRALADPETGLAVEDAPVVGRPWQEPDEGFTMISSGRTDLHHTIDTEGRTADRRDDFDEVYGDWEALREAAAPGMAPERIEADVRQALSQAADDPTRLTDAQALALLHADGPALDALCTIADHLRRDTVGDDVTYIVTRNINFTNVCYTGCRFCAFAQRRTDADAYTLSLSQVADRAQQAWDVGAVEVCMQGGIHPDLPGTAYFDIARAVKERVPGMHVHAFSPMEVVNGATRTGLSIREWLSEAKAAGLDSIPGTAAEILDDEVRWILTKGKLPTATWVEVIKTAHELGIGSSSTMMYGHVDQPRHWLGHLRLLAQIQQETGGFTEFVTLPFIHTNAPVYLAGIARPGPTTRDNRAVTAMARVLLHPHITNIQTSWVKLGTEGAAEMLRSGANDLGGTLMEETISRMAGSSYGSYRSIQDLIAIADLAGRPARPRTTTYAPVTEERRAAALASDGHLPELLPVVE
- a CDS encoding VOC family protein — its product is MPRLDHTIVHSKDRFASARFLAGLLGAPEPKAYGPFAALKLDNGVTLDYAEHVAGGEFVPTHYAFLVSEGEFDTIFDRIQERELSYWADPMHTRPQEINTRDGGRGLYLNDPDGHNMEFLTRTYSDELLAGM
- a CDS encoding TIGR03619 family F420-dependent LLM class oxidoreductase, producing the protein MRIATTIFLTDETIRPDRLGRELEQRGFAGLYLPEHTHIPAGRDTPAPMGEPLPREYGRTLDPFIALGQVAAVTERLALGTGITLVAQHDPVDLAKQIATLDFLSGGRFTLGIGYGWNVEEAADHGVEWSTRRELTRDRVALMRALWAEEPTAYQGAFGSVRASLAHPKPLHGAPRTLLGGSAGPKLFGQIAEYADGWLPIGGRGLTETVPVLRQAWSDAGRTGEPVVVPYAVQPSAGKLAHYRELGVQEVVLQLPPAGEAEVLRTLDDFAQYL